A stretch of the Saccharolobus caldissimus genome encodes the following:
- a CDS encoding GNAT family N-acetyltransferase: MSKNIQPYDTISTPLGNCYIYTIHSYFINKLASFDCGEKEQNDFIKRFAVGHYLAGINHTFLLICNNDLAGFISFSSYSYAFAEGFLDKIKKAIKEEFNKRGLPHEFDVSFKKLPVILLGQLGIDKRYQGKGLGRSLIREFVIPYSLNYCAENSCIGILVYTRSAKDFYRKLGFQLIYEDKNGGANYFYSLYKNVLEIRYKTFSSKP; encoded by the coding sequence TTGAGTAAAAATATTCAGCCTTATGATACTATTTCTACTCCTTTAGGCAATTGTTATATTTACACTATTCACTCATATTTCATAAATAAGCTCGCTAGTTTTGATTGCGGAGAAAAGGAACAAAACGACTTCATAAAGAGGTTTGCCGTAGGACATTATTTAGCTGGCATAAATCATACTTTTTTGCTGATTTGTAATAATGATTTAGCTGGCTTCATTTCATTTTCCAGTTATTCTTACGCATTTGCCGAAGGTTTTCTGGATAAGATTAAGAAGGCAATAAAGGAAGAGTTTAATAAGAGAGGTTTACCTCATGAATTTGACGTGAGTTTCAAGAAGTTACCCGTAATACTTTTGGGACAGTTGGGCATAGATAAAAGATATCAAGGTAAGGGGCTAGGAAGGAGTTTGATCAGAGAATTCGTAATTCCCTACTCTTTAAACTACTGTGCTGAGAACAGTTGCATAGGAATCCTAGTCTATACTAGGAGTGCAAAAGATTTCTATAGAAAACTCGGTTTTCAGCTAATTTATGAGGATAAGAACGGGGGTGCAAATTATTTCTACTCGCTTTATAAAAACGTTCTAGAGATTAGATACAAGACTTTTTCCTCTAAACCTTAA
- a CDS encoding ABC transporter substrate-binding protein translates to MDNRKTYLGISKSLIAAVIIVIIVISVIVGLLLFKHNSVSNNMVSTTSSIISSVSTTSFTSSTSASANVSIPSSITVEEAAPPVSVDPATSYDIAGGEIIQNVYQTLVFYNGTNTSSFIGVLAENWTVEDNGTVYIFHLWPFIRFSDGSPLNATDVWFSFYRTMLMDLGISIYISQALAVNDGLGFVGKLPNGKYGTIMLPNGIVQAFEYAGYNLSSNQTIAMEEAAYDLAYVLSHFNVSNVTIQKLMSYPHQAVVVINPYTVEFNLDYPYSAFLAAISTSAGAIVDPVFVDEHGGVQIDTPNTYLSTHALGSGPYVLETPIGGSYVVLSANPNYWADMIPSSMRNPMLQVPKIKTIIIDYQTNEAVRILDLQQGKAQIAQVDVIDLPELIGNSGLQALQSSLSQGKYPVVYTANNVSVYVWGPSPQIDFLAIDAYQYPFNITAVRLAIAHAINPVQIQQEVYKGFAISYVGPLDPSLPFYNSSIQGYTYDPSLSIELLEQAGFKLTLPNGTIINPNGKPFPTITLTYQTGSTALQDEALLIQQQLAQIGINVQLNPESIVTIVESYLNPPNSSSYPAFQLAGNFPPVLSPIDPAIYLLSQARLHHGNPAFVDNSTINQLIIEAVRTNNPQQLQQIFNKITLLTLAQAQYIWLDDFLAYTVTSANIHGIWYSPGLDGIFYADLY, encoded by the coding sequence ATGGATAATCGTAAAACTTATTTGGGTATTAGTAAAAGTTTAATAGCTGCAGTAATAATTGTAATAATTGTTATAAGTGTAATAGTAGGATTATTGCTATTTAAACATAATAGTGTAAGTAATAACATGGTTTCTACTACTTCTTCCATTATATCTTCTGTTTCTACTACTAGTTTTACTTCTTCTACTAGTGCCTCTGCAAATGTTTCAATTCCTTCATCAATAACTGTAGAGGAGGCTGCACCACCTGTGAGTGTTGATCCAGCTACTAGTTATGATATAGCTGGCGGTGAGATAATTCAAAATGTATATCAAACTTTAGTCTTTTATAATGGGACTAATACCTCAAGTTTTATTGGTGTATTAGCTGAGAATTGGACAGTAGAAGATAACGGTACTGTATATATATTCCATTTATGGCCTTTCATAAGGTTTAGCGATGGCAGTCCATTAAATGCTACTGATGTCTGGTTCTCATTTTATAGAACTATGTTAATGGATTTAGGTATTTCCATTTACATAAGTCAAGCTTTAGCCGTAAACGACGGGTTAGGATTTGTAGGCAAATTACCTAATGGAAAATATGGTACTATAATGTTACCTAATGGTATAGTTCAAGCTTTTGAATATGCTGGCTATAATCTATCATCTAATCAGACTATAGCTATGGAAGAGGCGGCATATGACCTAGCATATGTTTTATCTCATTTTAATGTAAGTAACGTCACAATTCAGAAATTAATGTCATATCCACATCAAGCAGTAGTGGTAATAAATCCTTATACTGTTGAATTCAACTTGGATTATCCCTATTCTGCCTTTTTAGCTGCAATATCTACAAGTGCTGGTGCTATTGTTGATCCAGTTTTTGTTGATGAGCATGGTGGAGTTCAGATAGACACCCCAAATACTTATCTTTCTACTCACGCTTTAGGCTCTGGTCCTTATGTTTTAGAGACTCCTATAGGCGGATCATATGTTGTGTTAAGTGCTAATCCTAACTATTGGGCTGATATGATTCCTTCAAGCATGAGAAACCCAATGCTGCAAGTTCCTAAAATTAAAACTATAATAATAGATTATCAAACGAATGAGGCTGTGAGGATCTTAGATTTACAACAAGGTAAGGCTCAAATAGCTCAAGTAGATGTAATAGATTTACCTGAATTAATAGGAAATTCTGGTCTGCAAGCGCTTCAAAGTAGTTTATCACAAGGAAAATATCCTGTAGTTTATACTGCAAACAACGTTTCAGTTTATGTATGGGGTCCCTCTCCTCAAATAGATTTCTTAGCTATTGACGCTTATCAATATCCATTTAATATAACTGCAGTTAGATTAGCTATAGCGCACGCAATTAATCCAGTTCAGATACAACAAGAAGTATATAAGGGTTTTGCAATAAGTTATGTAGGTCCATTAGATCCTTCTTTACCCTTCTATAATTCTTCAATTCAAGGGTATACATATGATCCTTCTCTATCTATAGAATTATTGGAACAAGCAGGATTTAAACTAACTTTGCCTAATGGCACAATAATAAATCCTAATGGTAAACCCTTCCCAACTATCACGTTAACTTATCAAACGGGAAGTACGGCTCTTCAAGATGAAGCTCTATTAATTCAACAGCAATTAGCTCAAATAGGTATTAATGTACAATTGAATCCAGAGTCGATAGTTACTATAGTTGAATCGTATCTAAATCCACCTAATTCTTCTTCCTATCCTGCATTTCAGTTAGCTGGTAACTTCCCTCCAGTCCTAAGTCCTATAGATCCTGCAATATATCTACTTTCTCAAGCTAGGTTGCATCATGGTAATCCAGCTTTTGTTGATAATTCAACTATAAATCAACTAATAATAGAGGCTGTAAGGACTAACAATCCTCAGCAATTACAGCAGATATTTAATAAAATAACGCTACTTACATTAGCTCAAGCTCAATACATATGGCTAGATGATTTCTTAGCATATACTGTTACATCGGCTAACATTCATGGAATATGGTATAGTCCAGGGTTAGATGGAATATTTTACGCTGATTTATACTAA
- a CDS encoding ABC transporter permease, whose translation MIFYRFILKRIIEAFLVILGELIIIFYLANIAAPNPATIWAGPEASPQQIQIVTQLYHLNQPWYVQLYYYLGNFFTGNWGISPLYQTPVISLIEEYLPVTLELAIIALILKVIIEIPLGVISALRPNGVLDNTIRITYTVTRSAPPFIVALLLLLGFAYYFHLLPSSYYMNPVLYLHEPKFYILLFGHKYYIWLIDNMPILNSLLVGDFPALISSIKHVILPSLALMLFGFGGIVRLTRNTMIEVLNMDYIKTARVKGLKERLVVIRHALRNSLLPTITIISIIFSGLMQGSLVVETIFNYYGIGYLIAESLLNLDTPTLIASTVIVTIIVVVSNLIADISYAILDPRVRESL comes from the coding sequence ATGATTTTTTACAGATTTATTTTAAAGAGAATTATAGAGGCTTTTTTAGTTATTTTGGGCGAATTGATAATAATTTTTTATCTGGCGAATATTGCTGCACCCAATCCAGCTACCATATGGGCTGGTCCCGAAGCTTCACCTCAACAAATCCAAATAGTTACGCAACTTTATCATTTAAATCAACCATGGTATGTTCAACTTTATTATTATTTAGGAAACTTTTTTACAGGTAATTGGGGTATTTCACCTTTATATCAAACTCCTGTTATTTCTCTTATTGAAGAATATCTGCCAGTTACATTAGAATTAGCTATAATCGCGCTAATTTTAAAAGTGATAATCGAAATCCCTTTAGGTGTTATATCAGCTTTAAGACCTAATGGTGTATTAGATAACACTATAAGGATAACTTATACGGTTACAAGGAGTGCACCACCTTTTATAGTAGCTTTATTGTTACTCTTAGGTTTTGCATATTACTTCCATCTATTGCCTTCTTCCTATTATATGAATCCAGTTCTATATCTTCATGAGCCTAAATTTTATATCCTATTATTTGGTCATAAATATTATATTTGGTTAATCGATAATATGCCAATTCTTAATTCACTACTGGTGGGTGATTTTCCAGCGCTAATATCTTCTATTAAGCATGTAATCTTACCTTCATTAGCCTTAATGTTATTTGGATTTGGAGGAATAGTCAGACTTACGAGAAATACGATGATTGAAGTACTTAACATGGATTATATAAAAACTGCTAGAGTTAAAGGTCTAAAGGAAAGATTAGTAGTAATAAGGCACGCTTTAAGGAATTCTCTCTTGCCTACTATTACTATAATTAGTATAATCTTTTCTGGATTAATGCAAGGTAGTTTAGTGGTCGAAACTATATTCAATTATTATGGAATTGGGTATTTAATTGCAGAGAGTTTATTAAATCTTGATACACCTACTCTTATAGCTAGTACAGTAATAGTAACTATAATAGTTGTTGTATCTAATTTAATTGCAGATATTTCTTATGCTATTTTAGATCCTAGAGTGAGGGAGTCATTATGA
- a CDS encoding ABC transporter permease: MNTSLMKILTKNVNLLLGTIIIMFFIVMAIISVINIHLLTRYNPNQINFSEANLPPSILHIFGTDQEGRDVFSRVLAALPIDVSIPYIIVGASVLIGLIVGIISGYFGGILDEILMRFTDIFLAFPGILLALAISEILGSSHLAYRLYFSALALIIVNWPVYARLVRGQVLQIKSMPYITLAKVAGLGNYQIMKRHVLPHLIPILLVYSTLDMGTIILSYSILAFFGLGAPPPTPELGRMVYDGLSALPQNWWSSVFPALVITLMALGYSLAGDGLRDLLDPRLGEIRNG; this comes from the coding sequence ATGAACACCTCACTCATGAAAATTCTTACGAAAAATGTCAATTTGCTTTTAGGTACGATTATAATAATGTTCTTTATAGTTATGGCCATAATATCTGTGATAAATATTCATTTATTAACTCGTTATAATCCTAATCAAATTAATTTTAGTGAAGCTAATTTGCCTCCCTCAATTTTACATATTTTTGGTACAGATCAAGAAGGTAGGGATGTTTTTTCAAGAGTATTAGCAGCTTTGCCTATTGATGTTAGCATTCCTTATATAATAGTAGGTGCATCAGTCCTCATAGGACTAATAGTAGGTATTATAAGTGGATATTTTGGAGGTATTTTAGATGAGATTTTAATGAGATTTACTGATATATTTTTAGCTTTCCCTGGCATACTTTTGGCTTTGGCTATAAGTGAAATTTTAGGTAGTTCTCACTTAGCATATAGGCTATATTTTAGTGCATTAGCCTTAATAATAGTAAATTGGCCAGTTTATGCTAGATTAGTAAGGGGTCAAGTGTTACAAATTAAGTCTATGCCTTATATAACCTTAGCTAAGGTTGCTGGATTAGGAAACTATCAAATAATGAAGAGACATGTATTACCTCATTTAATTCCCATATTGTTAGTTTACTCCACCTTAGATATGGGAACAATAATTTTAAGTTATTCAATTTTAGCGTTTTTTGGTTTAGGAGCCCCTCCGCCTACACCAGAATTAGGTAGAATGGTATATGACGGCTTATCCGCTCTTCCTCAAAACTGGTGGTCATCAGTATTTCCCGCATTGGTCATTACTTTAATGGCATTAGGTTATTCTTTAGCTGGAGATGGGTTAAGGGATTTATTAGATCCTAGATTAGGTGAGATAAGAAATGGATAA
- a CDS encoding ABC transporter ATP-binding protein has protein sequence MDKLLIIDDLWISYYKDGKKAYAIRGLNLEVDYNQIVGIVGESGSGKSTLGHAIVGLLPSNSKVEKGRILFEGTDLTKINRRDFYKFRGKNAIFMIFQDPMSSLNPTMKIYDQLREVIQGKHSSNEDFSLTRWFLGNIRKDIIIENKDIIEALKKVGFKNPKEILVKYPHQLSGGERQRIMIAMAYLLKPKLLIADEPTTALDVVTQAQVLKMLLELKDEYKTSIIFISHDITLVSQISDRILVMYGGILMEDGSSEEILKNPLNPYTKGLISSLPIYFKGEGRISPIPGFPPNIFNLPAGCPFHPRCSSNMSICKSQMPKIKKIGESHYVACHLYG, from the coding sequence ATGGATAAATTGCTTATTATAGATGATCTATGGATAAGTTATTATAAAGATGGGAAAAAGGCATATGCAATAAGGGGGTTAAATTTAGAAGTTGATTACAATCAAATAGTAGGTATAGTAGGGGAAAGCGGTTCTGGAAAATCAACACTAGGCCATGCCATTGTAGGATTATTGCCTAGTAATTCCAAAGTAGAAAAAGGTAGAATATTATTTGAAGGAACTGATCTAACTAAAATTAATAGAAGGGATTTTTATAAATTTAGAGGTAAAAATGCTATTTTTATGATATTTCAAGACCCAATGTCCAGTTTAAATCCCACTATGAAGATTTATGATCAACTAAGAGAAGTCATTCAGGGTAAGCATAGTAGTAATGAAGATTTTTCGCTAACAAGATGGTTTTTAGGGAATATTAGGAAAGATATAATTATAGAAAATAAAGATATTATTGAGGCATTAAAGAAAGTAGGTTTTAAGAATCCTAAGGAAATATTAGTAAAGTATCCCCATCAATTGTCTGGCGGAGAAAGGCAAAGAATAATGATAGCCATGGCATATTTGTTAAAACCTAAACTTCTCATAGCGGATGAACCTACCACTGCGTTAGATGTTGTTACGCAAGCACAAGTTTTGAAAATGCTTTTAGAATTAAAAGACGAATATAAAACTTCAATTATTTTTATAAGTCATGATATTACGCTTGTCTCTCAAATTAGTGACAGAATATTAGTAATGTATGGAGGAATACTTATGGAAGATGGGAGCTCTGAAGAGATACTTAAAAATCCATTAAATCCTTACACTAAGGGGTTAATTTCCTCCTTGCCTATTTATTTTAAGGGAGAAGGTCGCATATCTCCGATACCAGGATTTCCACCAAACATATTTAACTTACCTGCAGGCTGCCCATTTCACCCTAGATGTAGCTCGAATATGAGTATATGTAAATCGCAAATGCCAAAAATTAAGAAAATAGGTGAATCACATTATGTCGCATGTCACCTCTATGGTTAA
- a CDS encoding ABC transporter ATP-binding protein, with product MSHVTSMVNVQNLKVSYKIKGSIKVAVDNVSLNIDKGETLSIIGESGSGKTTLGMALLKLVKIDSGKIYFKGKDITLLKEKDMKDIRRLMQLVPQDPYSSMNPRLKIKDIIVEPLLAYTKSDTLEIKEKMERVIEQVGLDSSVAERYPHELSGGQRQRVLIARALIGDPEFIVLDEPTSNLDVSIQAQILNLLLDLQEKRNLSYLFITHNILVAKYMADRIGVMYNGKLIELGTTKNIINNPLHPYTKELIESVPLAGFKSRLKAYNVLDVQEPIVLKGCVYANRCKLAKEICKIKQPDMINYNNGHKVACHLYT from the coding sequence ATGTCGCATGTCACCTCTATGGTTAACGTTCAAAATTTAAAAGTTAGCTATAAGATTAAAGGTAGTATAAAAGTAGCAGTAGATAATGTATCCTTAAATATAGATAAAGGAGAAACGCTTAGCATAATAGGAGAATCTGGTAGTGGAAAGACCACTTTAGGAATGGCCTTACTAAAATTAGTAAAAATAGATAGTGGTAAAATATATTTTAAAGGAAAAGATATAACTTTACTAAAAGAAAAAGATATGAAAGATATAAGGAGATTAATGCAATTAGTTCCCCAGGATCCTTACTCAAGTATGAATCCAAGACTAAAAATTAAGGATATCATTGTAGAACCCTTATTAGCATATACCAAATCTGATACTTTAGAAATAAAAGAAAAAATGGAGAGAGTTATAGAACAAGTAGGATTAGATTCCTCAGTTGCGGAAAGGTATCCTCATGAGTTATCTGGTGGACAGAGGCAAAGGGTATTAATAGCAAGGGCATTAATAGGAGATCCAGAATTTATAGTTCTCGATGAGCCTACATCTAATCTAGATGTATCTATACAAGCCCAAATTTTGAATTTATTATTAGATTTGCAAGAAAAAAGAAATCTATCTTACTTATTTATAACACATAATATTTTAGTAGCTAAATATATGGCAGATAGAATAGGTGTAATGTACAACGGAAAATTAATAGAATTAGGTACGACTAAAAATATTATTAATAATCCTTTACATCCATATACAAAGGAATTGATAGAATCTGTACCTTTAGCTGGATTTAAGAGCAGATTGAAAGCATATAATGTTTTAGACGTTCAAGAGCCTATAGTATTAAAGGGATGCGTATATGCAAATAGATGCAAATTAGCTAAAGAAATATGTAAAATTAAACAGCCTGATATGATTAATTATAATAACGGTCATAAGGTAGCATGTCATTTATATACGTAG
- a CDS encoding DUF998 domain-containing protein, with the protein MEIRENKISGYLILIGVSQFFLCMLIAEAIYPNYSIKSNYISDLGIGKTAIIFNTSIILMGVLIIIASIILRKLISILFFMTGLGSMLVGIFPETTGLIHLIAALIAFLFGGIGAVVTSITNKIYFWTILGFITLLCLILYLLKYYGQLGAGGMERLIVYPELIWGISFATYLIK; encoded by the coding sequence ATGGAAATAAGAGAAAATAAGATTTCAGGATATTTAATATTAATAGGAGTGTCCCAATTCTTCTTATGTATGCTAATAGCTGAAGCAATTTATCCTAATTATTCAATTAAATCAAATTACATTAGTGACTTAGGTATTGGAAAAACCGCAATAATATTCAATACATCAATTATATTAATGGGTGTATTAATAATTATTGCATCGATTATCCTAAGGAAATTAATTTCCATATTATTTTTTATGACGGGATTAGGTTCAATGTTAGTAGGTATATTTCCAGAAACTACTGGACTAATACATTTGATCGCTGCACTAATCGCATTTCTCTTTGGAGGAATTGGAGCCGTAGTTACTTCTATAACCAATAAAATTTACTTCTGGACTATATTAGGATTTATAACATTATTATGTCTTATACTTTATTTGTTAAAATATTATGGACAATTAGGAGCTGGTGGAATGGAGAGATTAATTGTTTATCCAGAGTTAATATGGGGGATTAGCTTTGCTACATATTTAATTAAATAA
- a CDS encoding FAD-binding oxidoreductase, which translates to MESKEHEEDKLNKDLKTKIKGRVIFPNDLDYDQERKIWNGMIDKKPAIIVKCSGVQDVINAIEHAKSRGIKISVRSGGHGVSGSSIIESGLVIDLSLMKGIWVNPKDKTAIVQSGVTWGEFDREAQVFGLATPGGRISTTGVAGFTLGGGIGWLSRKYGLACDNLLSAQIVTADGQVLNIDKENEKDLFWAIRGGGSGLGVVTSFQFKMHQVGPMVYGGLIIYPAKLLDNVIDLVKKYMERSPQEVSILTVLSTAPPLPFIPKEMQGSKVIMLAGGFMGDPKEGEEILSPIKSIGEQKVDMMGPIPYAVLQSLPDALNPPHINNYWKNHYLKDLKAEPIEIIRKYYYNCPSPITEIHLEYLGGALSKVPDEENAFGHRNANWNINIVSKWKDPKETEINLNWTRRLSEELSPFSVGHYINYNGDSTEDMVKSSYNEIKYKQLVKIKKNYDPYNIFVAKF; encoded by the coding sequence ATGGAATCAAAAGAACATGAGGAAGATAAATTAAATAAAGATCTAAAAACCAAGATAAAGGGAAGAGTAATATTTCCTAACGATTTAGATTACGATCAAGAACGAAAGATTTGGAATGGAATGATAGATAAGAAACCTGCAATTATTGTTAAATGTTCAGGAGTTCAAGATGTAATAAACGCTATAGAACATGCAAAAAGTAGGGGCATTAAGATAAGTGTAAGAAGTGGTGGTCATGGTGTCTCAGGTTCATCAATTATAGAGAGTGGTTTAGTGATAGATCTTAGTCTCATGAAAGGAATATGGGTTAACCCTAAGGATAAGACTGCTATAGTTCAGAGTGGAGTAACATGGGGAGAATTTGATAGAGAAGCTCAAGTATTTGGCTTAGCTACTCCAGGAGGCAGAATATCAACTACTGGAGTAGCTGGATTTACACTTGGAGGAGGAATAGGTTGGTTAAGCAGAAAATATGGTTTAGCTTGTGATAATTTATTAAGTGCTCAAATTGTCACTGCTGATGGACAAGTCCTAAATATAGACAAAGAAAATGAAAAAGATCTTTTCTGGGCTATTAGAGGTGGAGGAAGTGGGCTTGGTGTAGTTACATCCTTTCAATTCAAAATGCATCAAGTTGGACCAATGGTCTATGGAGGATTAATAATTTACCCTGCTAAATTGCTAGATAATGTAATAGATTTAGTTAAAAAATACATGGAAAGATCGCCACAAGAAGTTTCTATACTTACTGTTCTCTCTACTGCTCCACCATTGCCTTTTATACCTAAAGAGATGCAGGGGAGTAAAGTAATTATGCTTGCAGGAGGTTTTATGGGAGATCCTAAGGAGGGTGAAGAGATCTTATCTCCTATTAAAAGTATAGGAGAGCAAAAAGTAGATATGATGGGACCAATCCCATATGCCGTATTACAATCATTACCTGATGCATTAAATCCTCCACATATTAATAATTACTGGAAAAATCATTATTTAAAGGATCTAAAAGCAGAACCAATTGAAATAATAAGAAAGTATTATTACAACTGTCCATCGCCTATTACTGAAATACACCTTGAATATCTAGGAGGTGCACTTTCAAAAGTTCCAGATGAAGAGAACGCTTTTGGTCATAGAAACGCTAACTGGAATATAAACATAGTATCTAAATGGAAAGATCCTAAAGAGACCGAAATAAATCTAAATTGGACTAGAAGATTATCTGAAGAATTAAGCCCTTTTTCAGTTGGACATTATATAAACTATAATGGAGATTCGACAGAAGATATGGTAAAATCGTCTTATAATGAAATTAAATATAAACAGTTAGTTAAAATCAAGAAAAATTATGATCCATATAATATTTTTGTAGCCAAGTTTTAA